atacattcagcctcttgcgaattgaaggaaaattatgaaacacagagggACGGAAGATAAAGTAACTTTTTTTCTGCCTATATAAGCCAAGGCTCACCTGTAAACCAGAGAGTCATCGTAGGTTCCGTTGTATTGGATCTGGAACATTCGGATGCCCGGTATACTCCTCTGGAAGCTGAACCTGACCAGGGCCGAGGTAGACGTGGCCTCAGCGATCACCACCTTCTTCTCCTGGTTCGTCTTTGTGTTTCCCAGTGGCGCCACTCCTCCGCCTTCCCCACCACCACCCATCCTCGTTACCGTGGTGATATCAGAAGAACCTGGGTCCTGTTCCTTCTCCACAGTACTGTTGGTGATGTGTGGGAGTTTGGCGATCACCAGGTCAACAGTTTGTTGGGACTCCCCGGCCGGGTTGGAGGCAACACAGATGAAGGAGCCTGATGGAGCGATAGAGAACATTTATTTGCTTttctgtttcctttcaaatgaagGGGAAGCTAAATGTAACAAGAGAACAGAGTTCATCAAAGGATCATTTTGATTTGGATTATATGGTCTAAAAAACTGGCTTCAGGGGCTGTTAAAACCCAAAGCATACAAACAGAAACACTCAACATAATCACCATAACAGACATTTCAATGACACCCACCTGAGTCCTTCACAGTGCTGATAAGGATGTCCAGGGTCCCATCACTGTGCACCGCAGCCCGGGAGGAGTTGGACATGAGCCGGCCATCTGGGGCGATCCAGTGGATGATGGGGTCTGGGTCGCCCCTGGCCTTACAGCGCAGAGATACACTCTGACCCTCCAATGCTCGCAGCTCCTAGATGGTGTTAGGGAAAACAATATTACTTCTGTGATAATTATTGAGTTATCGCGACAAAAGCAGTTATCATGATTTGCAATAGCACGATAATCAATGTTAGGCAATCATTGCAATAAAAGCGGTTATCTTGGAAAGGGAGGACAAAAGGTGTGTTATAAAACAAAAGGTGTGTTCAGTGACACGCTTGATAATGCATATTTTGTCAGTTATCATGATACTGTTATCACTGGGTTATCGCGATACTATTTACCAATGATGTGTTGTGACTGTATCATCTCAGCCCTACCTGGGAGTGTCTGGTGATAAGAGGGGGCTCACAGAGGAACTCTTCTTCAGACACGGTCCAGAAGTATCGCCCAGCCAGGTGCTGCGGAGCCGCACATGTCTCCAGATCATCCTCCCTCCTCAGCCTCCTCAGCCACAGCAGCTCACAGTTACACCTCAGTGGGTTCCCCCCAAAACTCAACGCAAATGACGTCGGCCCCATGCTCCCTGATGTGGCCAAGACGCCGGCCCGTTGGAACACTGGGTCTGGCGGAAGCTTCTGGAGCTTGTTGGATGTGACGTCAAGGCGTTTGAGCTTCTGCAGGCCAGAGAAGGTTCCCTCAGGAATGTAGCTAAGCATGTTGTGGTCCAAGCCCAGGGTGTGGAGGCTGGTCATTCTCTGGATGGCCACCCAGGGGGCGCTTTCTAAGTTGTTGTAGGACAGATCTAACTCCTCTAGAGCTGTGAGATCATTGAAGGCCCCGATGTGGATGTGAATCAGCTGATTGTTGTTGAGAATGAGATGTTGGAGCTTGGACATCCCACTGAAGGAGTCGTTGGTGAGCATCGTCAGACGGTTGCTGTCCAGATGCAAGGCTCTGAGGTTCTCCAGATCTTTAAAGGCGTGAGGTGAAATGGAGCTGATGGTGTTCCGAGACAACGTCATGTCTTGCAGTTTGGTCATGTTGGCGAAGTCCCGTCGTTTGATGCTCGTAACGAAGTTGTCACCCAGACGCATCTCCACGGTGTGACGGTCGATGTCGGGCGGGACGAAGAGGAGGCCCTTCTTGTCGCAGAGGGTTGCTAGGTTGGGGTTAAGCATCTGGCAGACACAGCGTTTTGGGCACACCTGGACCTTGTGGGCTTTTACAGTCATGCCAAGTACCATCAGATAAACTAACAGGGTCTCCATCAGGCTTTGCAGTTAGGCTAACACACCTGGACAGATAAGAAAGAGAAAGCATTTTAATATCCTACATGTTGAATGGAGATAACCCCAAGACACTGATATAAGGTAATTTACCTCAAATAGGAGACAAGAGAGAAAGTATTTTAATAACATGCAATTGGATGAAGTTGCACCAGACGGATCCAAGGTGAGTTTTTTCCCCTGACAGAATGGGAACATACACCAAAGTAGAGACCGGAGAGAAAATATTGTTTTCGTTTATTTGGATACCGCTACTCTTCCTGGATCCTGGGGTCCAATCAAATGCCAAAACAAAGCCGTGATATACACCCACACAAAAACAATGAAGTAGAAACAAGAGAGACAGAATTGTATATGTTTATTTGGATTTCCATTAGCTGTTACTTTTTCCAGAGCTACTCCAAAGATATTTATAACTAACACAAGAcaatgggagcaaattaatcaTAGTGGGCAGGACAAGCAAGGTGATGGGCAGAGACAAGCATgagctagtgagatcctattgtCGCGTTCCagcatttatttgcatatttccgttagggaacgcatACTCTGTGAAGTGCACGTGTGCAGTAACTCAATTCGCTCTTGCACCTGAACAACGCAATTTTTtgaaactttggcaaagggtaaagtctacaaagcAGGGTCTGCTTTGGTCGTTATagattctagttttggaaacagaaaaaaACTGTATGGAGATCGAATGTTTCATTGatgagaaaattagcagaatgtcggccaaaatccatcttgcTCCATCTTCTCACAATGCctgccactgggcttcctctcatcaccatatttggtagcgAGTGGAAACggcaaccggatgcttcacataTATACATCTGGTAAAATAGCTGGCTTATTGTTCTACCtgtggctactcttcctggggttcagaCAAAACAGAACAAAACAATCATACaacaggtgtcacaccctgatctgtttcacctgtctttgtgattgtctcca
This portion of the Salvelinus fontinalis isolate EN_2023a chromosome 27, ASM2944872v1, whole genome shotgun sequence genome encodes:
- the LOC129825359 gene encoding leucine-rich repeat and fibronectin type-III domain-containing protein 5-like codes for the protein METLLVYLMVLGMTVKAHKVQVCPKRCVCQMLNPNLATLCDKKGLLFVPPDIDRHTVEMRLGDNFVTSIKRRDFANMTKLQDMTLSRNTISSISPHAFKDLENLRALHLDSNRLTMLTNDSFSGMSKLQHLILNNNQLIHIHIGAFNDLTALEELDLSYNNLESAPWVAIQRMTSLHTLGLDHNMLSYIPEGTFSGLQKLKRLDVTSNKLQKLPPDPVFQRAGVLATSGSMGPTSFALSFGGNPLRCNCELLWLRRLRREDDLETCAAPQHLAGRYFWTVSEEEFLCEPPLITRHSQELRALEGQSVSLRCKARGDPDPIIHWIAPDGRLMSNSSRAAVHSDGTLDILISTVKDSGSFICVASNPAGESQQTVDLVIAKLPHITNSTVEKEQDPGSSDITTVTRMGGGGEGGGVAPLGNTKTNQEKKVVIAEATSTSALVRFSFQRSIPGIRMFQIQYNGTYDDSLVYRMIPPSSKSILVNNLAAGTQYDLCVLAIYDDLVTSLTATRVVGCIRFTTDPQYLRCHFMQSQFLGGTIVVIIGGIIVASVLAFIIFLIVRYRVCNQGDEDKALEMGEIRSLSSDGQLQGCGVPKSMSKSLSKQILCLEKPEKVDKEYLRGGFPPPELFKQQRPPVLTTTTSTKPSIPDCQTDVELENTNRNNSAEAKMVVSAVSTKWTKVARGPRSPGGSSRHYMTVPAGGVRVNRRHSLNIDSYKECCYFSLVQQQQPKPGGGLRSKRSLSMSGELPQLESAMANIRRSRDKLYGSEWLLESTL